In Streptomyces thermolilacinus SPC6, a single genomic region encodes these proteins:
- a CDS encoding phosphatase, producing MPIPSRAALVEHLVRTRIAGDVATPRDNNLAHYRKLANGDRHYWLGLELGDRWADEQDVLAVMAERCGVNDDPAHRTGQDTIDPELTVDALDRMAARLRKAAAGRERVLFATGHPGALLDVHSRTAAALRAAGCDIVRIPGGLVADEGYVVQFADVAVFERGATLWHTHSPEPMNAILDGLRALDQPLPDLVVADHGWAGRAAQRGIDAVGYADCNDPALFIGEAEGTLQVAVPLDDHVLDPRYYEPLTAYLLNGAGLL from the coding sequence ATGCCGATACCCAGCCGCGCCGCCCTCGTCGAGCACCTCGTCCGTACGCGCATCGCGGGAGACGTCGCCACGCCCCGCGACAACAACCTCGCCCACTACCGCAAGCTCGCGAACGGCGACCGCCACTACTGGCTGGGTCTTGAGCTGGGCGACCGCTGGGCCGACGAGCAGGACGTCCTCGCCGTGATGGCCGAGCGGTGCGGGGTGAACGACGACCCGGCGCACCGGACGGGGCAGGACACGATCGACCCGGAGCTGACCGTGGACGCCCTGGACCGGATGGCCGCCCGCCTCCGCAAGGCCGCCGCGGGCCGGGAGCGGGTCCTCTTCGCGACCGGCCACCCCGGTGCGCTCCTCGACGTGCACAGCCGTACCGCCGCCGCGCTGCGCGCCGCCGGGTGCGACATCGTGCGCATCCCGGGCGGGCTCGTCGCCGACGAGGGGTACGTCGTCCAGTTCGCGGACGTCGCCGTGTTCGAGCGGGGCGCCACCCTGTGGCACACCCACTCGCCGGAGCCGATGAACGCGATCCTCGACGGGCTGCGCGCCCTGGACCAGCCCCTCCCGGACCTGGTCGTCGCTGACCACGGCTGGGCGGGCCGCGCGGCGCAGCGCGGCATCGACGCGGTCGGCTACGCGGACTGCAACGACCCGGCCCTGTTCATCGGCGAGGCCGAGGGCACGCTCCAGGTCGCCGTCCCGCTCGACGACCACGTCCTGGACCCGCGCTACTACGAGCCCCTGACCGCCTACCTGCTGAACGGCGCCGGGCTGCTCTGA
- a CDS encoding acyl-CoA thioesterase, translating into MSEALGDLLDLLDLERIEEDIFRGRSRTAIVPRVFGGQVAAQALVAAGRTVPAARTPHSLHAYFLRMGDPDAPIVYTVDRIRDGRSFTTRRVVAVQHGRPVFHLSASFQTYEDGLDHQADMPPAPDPETLPTARESLPRYADRFTGPEIAERLLEARAAVDLRYAGEPPYATPGEPRAPRSQVWFRTNGKLADDPPPGAVWGDPLLHVCLATYVSDMTLLDSVLLAHGRGGWAVGDVVGASLDHAMWFHRPFRADDWLLYDQESPTSSGGRGLGQARIWTRDGRLAITVIQEGVIRVPR; encoded by the coding sequence GTGAGCGAAGCACTCGGCGACCTCCTCGACCTGCTCGACCTGGAGCGGATCGAGGAGGACATCTTCCGGGGCCGGTCGCGCACCGCGATCGTGCCCCGGGTCTTCGGCGGGCAGGTCGCGGCCCAGGCGCTGGTCGCGGCCGGCCGCACCGTGCCCGCCGCCAGGACGCCGCACTCCCTGCACGCGTACTTCCTGCGCATGGGCGACCCGGACGCGCCGATCGTCTACACCGTGGACCGCATCCGCGACGGGCGGTCCTTCACCACCCGTCGCGTGGTCGCCGTCCAGCACGGCAGGCCGGTCTTCCACCTGTCGGCGTCGTTCCAGACGTACGAGGACGGGCTCGACCACCAGGCGGACATGCCGCCCGCGCCGGACCCGGAGACCCTGCCGACCGCGCGGGAGTCGCTCCCCCGGTACGCGGACCGGTTCACCGGCCCGGAGATCGCCGAACGGCTCCTGGAGGCCCGCGCGGCGGTGGACCTGCGGTACGCGGGCGAGCCCCCGTACGCGACGCCGGGCGAGCCGCGCGCTCCGCGCTCGCAGGTCTGGTTCCGTACGAACGGCAAGCTCGCGGACGACCCGCCGCCGGGCGCCGTCTGGGGCGACCCGCTGCTGCACGTCTGCCTCGCCACGTACGTCTCCGACATGACCCTGCTCGACTCGGTGCTGCTCGCGCACGGGCGGGGGGGCTGGGCGGTCGGGGACGTGGTCGGCGCGTCCCTGGACCACGCGATGTGGTTCCACCGCCCGTTCCGCGCCGACGACTGGCTGCTGTACGACCAGGAGTCCCCGACCTCCTCGGGCGGCCGGGGCCTGGGCCAGGCACGCATCTGGACGCGGGACGGCCGCCTGGCGATCACGGTCATCCAGGAGGGCGTGATCCGCGTCCCCAGGTGA
- a CDS encoding acyl-CoA dehydrogenase family protein has product MRRTVFNEDHEAFRDTIRAFIEAEVVPVYDEWFAAGQAPRDFYYKLGELGVFGINVPEEFGGAGLDTHKFEAVLYEETARAGVTFGGSGVHVLLALPYIKMLATEDQKKRYLPKFVSGEEMWALAMTEPGTGSDVAGMKTTAKLSEDGTHYVLNGAKTFITGGVHADRVIVCARTSAPSAEDRRFGISLFAVDTKSEGYSIGRKLDKLGLRTSDTAELAFVDVKVPVEDLLGEEGKGFYYLGHNLASERWGIAFGAYAQAKAAIRFAQQYVTERTVFGKPVAHFQNTKFELAACQAEVDAAEAVADRALEALDAGELTPAEAASAKLFCTEVAHRVIDRCLQLHGGYGYMNEYPIARLYADNRVNRIYGGTSEIMKSIIAKSMGL; this is encoded by the coding sequence GTGCGCCGTACCGTATTCAACGAGGACCACGAGGCGTTCCGGGACACCATCCGCGCCTTCATCGAGGCCGAGGTCGTCCCGGTCTACGACGAGTGGTTCGCCGCCGGCCAGGCGCCGCGCGACTTCTACTACAAGCTCGGCGAGCTGGGCGTGTTCGGCATCAACGTCCCCGAGGAGTTCGGCGGCGCGGGCCTGGACACCCACAAGTTCGAGGCCGTGCTGTACGAGGAGACCGCGCGCGCGGGCGTCACGTTCGGCGGCTCCGGCGTGCACGTGCTGCTGGCCCTGCCGTACATCAAGATGCTGGCCACCGAGGACCAGAAGAAGCGCTACCTGCCGAAGTTCGTCTCCGGTGAGGAGATGTGGGCGCTGGCGATGACCGAGCCGGGCACCGGCTCCGACGTCGCGGGCATGAAGACCACCGCGAAGCTCTCCGAGGACGGCACGCACTACGTCCTCAACGGCGCCAAGACCTTCATCACCGGCGGTGTCCACGCCGACCGCGTCATCGTGTGCGCCCGCACCTCCGCCCCGTCGGCCGAGGACCGCCGCTTCGGCATCTCCCTGTTCGCGGTGGACACCAAGTCCGAGGGCTACTCCATCGGCCGCAAGCTGGACAAGCTGGGCCTGCGCACCTCCGACACGGCCGAGCTGGCGTTCGTGGACGTGAAGGTCCCGGTCGAGGACCTGCTCGGCGAGGAGGGCAAGGGCTTCTACTACCTCGGCCACAACCTGGCCTCCGAGCGCTGGGGCATCGCCTTCGGCGCGTACGCGCAGGCCAAGGCCGCGATCCGGTTCGCCCAGCAGTACGTCACCGAGCGCACCGTCTTCGGCAAGCCGGTCGCCCACTTCCAGAACACCAAGTTCGAGCTGGCCGCCTGCCAGGCCGAGGTGGACGCCGCCGAGGCCGTCGCCGACCGCGCCCTGGAGGCCCTCGACGCCGGTGAGCTGACTCCGGCCGAGGCCGCGTCCGCCAAGCTGTTCTGCACCGAGGTCGCGCACCGCGTCATCGACCGCTGCCTCCAGCTGCACGGCGGCTACGGCTACATGAACGAGTACCCGATCGCCCGCCTGTACGCGGACAACCGCGTCAACCGCATCTACGGCGGCACCAGCGAGATCATGAAGTCGATCATCGCCAAGTCGATGGGCCTCTGA
- a CDS encoding helix-turn-helix domain-containing protein, producing MPKDAAVEEFAGLVRALKARDGRSYEALGRRLSVSASTLHRYCSGATVPEEFAVVDRLALLCGADEEERRTLEAAWTEADRARRRTAPPVPSPTPGPAAPEPKPDPAPEPTAPEAPRARPRRAAPAPLLVAAAVTLVVLALAAALLGHPARTASAPAPASTPPGRTAAPLPFTWTIGSQLWQGGCGHTYVVDRAPRAVAPPPVAADSGAWARTHGAVHGGEALVRITLQGRSPSDAVVLQALHVRVVDRAAPLPWNAYRMDNGCGGAVTPRHFAVDLDRPRPLARPVDGLDASGAEVRTIPSVAFPYKVTSSDPEELLVSARTAGCDCRWYLELEWSAGGRSGTVRITDGGKPFRTSGTAGRPAYLYDSAEGLWITDAESGQTG from the coding sequence ATGCCGAAGGACGCAGCCGTCGAGGAGTTCGCGGGGCTCGTCCGCGCGCTGAAGGCGCGGGACGGGAGGAGTTACGAGGCGCTTGGCCGGCGCCTGAGCGTCAGCGCGTCCACCCTCCACCGCTACTGCTCCGGCGCGACCGTCCCGGAGGAGTTCGCCGTGGTCGACCGCCTCGCCCTGCTGTGCGGGGCGGACGAGGAGGAACGGCGGACCCTGGAGGCGGCCTGGACGGAGGCGGACCGCGCCCGCCGCCGAACGGCCCCGCCCGTGCCCTCGCCCACGCCCGGACCGGCCGCGCCCGAACCGAAACCCGACCCCGCCCCGGAACCGACCGCGCCGGAGGCGCCCCGCGCCCGCCCCCGTCGTGCCGCCCCCGCTCCCCTCCTCGTCGCCGCCGCCGTCACGCTCGTCGTGCTCGCCCTCGCCGCCGCCCTGCTCGGCCACCCCGCCCGTACGGCTTCCGCCCCCGCTCCCGCCTCCACCCCTCCGGGGCGGACCGCGGCCCCCCTCCCCTTCACCTGGACCATCGGCTCCCAGCTCTGGCAGGGCGGCTGCGGGCACACCTACGTCGTGGACCGGGCCCCCCGCGCGGTCGCCCCGCCGCCGGTCGCGGCCGACTCCGGGGCGTGGGCCCGGACGCACGGTGCCGTGCACGGCGGGGAGGCGCTGGTGCGGATCACGCTCCAGGGCCGGTCGCCGTCCGACGCCGTCGTCCTCCAGGCCCTGCACGTGCGCGTGGTCGACCGGGCCGCGCCGCTGCCGTGGAACGCGTACCGGATGGACAACGGCTGCGGCGGCGCCGTCACACCGCGCCACTTCGCCGTGGACCTCGACCGGCCGCGCCCGCTCGCGAGGCCCGTCGACGGCCTTGACGCCTCCGGCGCCGAGGTCCGGACGATCCCGTCCGTGGCCTTCCCGTACAAGGTCACCTCCTCCGACCCCGAGGAGCTGCTCGTCTCCGCCCGGACGGCGGGTTGCGACTGCCGCTGGTACCTGGAGCTGGAATGGAGCGCCGGGGGCCGTTCGGGGACGGTGCGGATCACCGACGGCGGGAAGCCCTTCCGCACGAGCGGGACCGCGGGGAGGCCGGCGTACCTGTACGACTCCGCCGAAGGGCTCTGGATCACAGACGCGGAGTCTGGACAGACCGGCTGA
- a CDS encoding VOC family protein: MSTITQFQVTFDCAEPARLAAFWCEVLGYVVPPVPEGFATWEEYHRSLPPEEQVVYFACTDPAGVRPRLLFQRVPEGKVVKNRLHLDVRAGAGLVGEERLATLEAECARLVALGAVHVRTMLADGENESCIVMQDIEGNEFCLD; the protein is encoded by the coding sequence ATGTCAACGATCACGCAGTTCCAAGTGACCTTCGACTGCGCGGAGCCCGCGCGTCTCGCCGCCTTCTGGTGCGAGGTGCTGGGGTACGTCGTGCCTCCGGTCCCGGAGGGCTTCGCCACGTGGGAGGAGTACCACCGCTCGCTGCCGCCCGAGGAGCAGGTGGTCTACTTCGCGTGCACTGATCCCGCAGGCGTGCGCCCGCGCCTGCTCTTTCAGCGGGTTCCCGAGGGCAAGGTCGTCAAGAACCGGCTGCACCTCGACGTGCGGGCCGGTGCCGGGCTCGTGGGTGAGGAGCGCCTTGCCACACTCGAGGCCGAGTGCGCCCGACTGGTCGCGCTGGGGGCGGTACATGTGCGAACGATGCTTGCCGACGGCGAGAACGAGTCCTGCATCGTGATGCAGGACATCGAGGGCAACGAGTTCTGCCTCGACTGA
- a CDS encoding DUF397 domain-containing protein — MTDHSILDASALHGWRKSSYSGPNSDSCVEVLDDHPSGIPVRDSKTPQGPALLFPAGPWSAFITSLRNGDLP, encoded by the coding sequence ATGACTGACCACAGCATCCTCGACGCTTCCGCACTGCACGGCTGGCGCAAGTCGTCGTACAGCGGTCCGAATTCAGACAGCTGCGTCGAGGTGCTGGATGACCACCCCTCCGGCATCCCCGTCCGCGACTCCAAAACCCCCCAGGGCCCCGCGCTCCTCTTCCCCGCCGGGCCCTGGTCCGCGTTCATCACGTCCCTCCGCAACGGCGACCTGCCGTGA
- a CDS encoding helix-turn-helix domain-containing protein, producing the protein MSNIYGEWLKAQREAAGLTQQQLAETAVMTRSHIAHIEAGRRVPSREDARRLDRALNTGNVLSSFLPEDDKTVADYFEPARVLEQQATMIREYAPVYVPGILQTRRYAEEVLGMRFPPRTDEERDKHVVTRLKRAKVLDNPVTPVVWALLDEAVLRRPIGGPEVMAEQTMHIVRLGEAGRIRVHVLSDDAGPHPIRQGLLTLMWFEDQPPTAYTEAHHTGKLHDSPAVVAQLQGIYDLALSDALSLKASLAMLRTIAKDYGHHD; encoded by the coding sequence ATGAGCAACATCTATGGGGAGTGGTTGAAGGCCCAACGGGAGGCTGCGGGCCTCACCCAACAGCAGCTTGCCGAGACCGCGGTCATGACCCGTTCGCACATCGCCCACATCGAAGCGGGCCGCCGCGTCCCGTCCCGAGAGGACGCCCGCCGCCTGGACAGGGCCCTGAACACGGGAAACGTCCTCAGCAGCTTCCTGCCGGAGGACGACAAGACAGTCGCGGACTACTTCGAGCCCGCCCGAGTGCTCGAACAGCAGGCGACGATGATCCGGGAGTACGCCCCCGTGTACGTGCCCGGAATCCTTCAGACGCGGCGGTACGCAGAGGAAGTTCTCGGCATGAGATTCCCTCCCAGGACTGACGAGGAACGTGACAAGCACGTCGTCACACGCCTCAAGCGAGCAAAGGTCCTCGACAACCCGGTGACGCCCGTAGTGTGGGCGCTGCTGGACGAGGCGGTGCTGCGTCGCCCGATTGGCGGGCCCGAGGTCATGGCCGAGCAGACGATGCACATCGTCCGCCTGGGGGAAGCCGGTCGCATCCGTGTGCATGTACTTTCCGACGACGCGGGGCCGCATCCGATCCGCCAAGGCTTGCTGACGCTCATGTGGTTCGAGGACCAACCTCCAACGGCTTACACAGAAGCGCACCACACCGGCAAACTGCACGACTCACCGGCCGTAGTGGCACAGCTGCAAGGCATCTACGATCTGGCCCTGAGCGACGCCCTCTCCCTGAAGGCGTCGCTGGCCATGTTGCGGACAATCGCTAAGGACTACGGGCACCATGACTGA
- a CDS encoding PucR family transcriptional regulator — MVGYGAPGEPLVPFAPPVRLAALLARPELGLRLVAGDPATELHWVHTSEMADPYPYLLGGELLLTAGVQLADAGADPERFVARAAGAGAAALGFGVTPVYDTVPDALAEACARHGLPLVEVEPGTTFAAVARAVWRLMADARLHELRRVTDAQRALATAAARPGPVPAVLKVLAGRLGGRAALYAPDGTEYAAAGRGLTPEEAAALDRLVAVVARAERRPSSAADTMPGAVPGAGGTGAGGISGTGGPGASGQVRLAAYSLGTGREGLTLGLALARHEEADQRIAETAMVLLSLLTAPHQGADEATRSAALVRLLLGARPDEVAPLLGDAPWTVVHARGGDPQAPPPALGTPLVDAAEGTVRALLPVGREVAPQPGWTLGVSAPAGPDALEAADAQAARALRRAEAAHTGLARHRPGGLDALVDPAEADAHARTLLGPLLDSPALLETLRVWLSLHGGWDRTATALGVHRNTVRQRVARCAALLDADLEDAQTRMELWFALSRVRPGA, encoded by the coding sequence ATGGTGGGATACGGGGCCCCGGGCGAGCCGCTGGTGCCGTTCGCCCCGCCGGTGCGGCTGGCGGCGCTGCTGGCCCGGCCGGAGCTGGGGCTGCGGCTGGTGGCGGGCGATCCGGCGACGGAGCTGCACTGGGTGCACACCTCGGAGATGGCCGACCCGTACCCGTACCTGCTGGGCGGGGAGCTGCTGCTCACGGCGGGGGTGCAGCTGGCGGACGCGGGCGCGGACCCGGAGCGGTTCGTGGCGCGGGCGGCCGGGGCGGGCGCGGCGGCGCTGGGCTTCGGCGTGACGCCGGTGTACGACACGGTGCCGGACGCGCTGGCCGAGGCGTGCGCGCGGCACGGGCTGCCGCTGGTGGAGGTGGAGCCGGGCACGACGTTCGCGGCGGTCGCGCGGGCGGTGTGGCGGCTGATGGCGGACGCGCGGCTGCACGAGCTGCGCCGCGTGACGGACGCGCAGCGGGCGCTGGCCACCGCCGCCGCGCGGCCCGGTCCCGTACCGGCGGTGCTGAAGGTGCTGGCGGGGCGGCTGGGCGGGCGGGCCGCGCTGTACGCGCCGGACGGCACCGAGTACGCGGCGGCCGGACGGGGGCTCACCCCGGAGGAGGCGGCGGCGCTGGACCGGCTGGTGGCGGTGGTGGCGCGGGCGGAGCGGCGCCCGTCGTCGGCGGCGGACACGATGCCGGGCGCGGTGCCGGGCGCGGGCGGCACGGGCGCGGGCGGTATCAGCGGTACGGGCGGGCCCGGCGCCTCCGGTCAGGTGCGGCTCGCCGCGTACAGCCTCGGCACCGGCCGGGAGGGCCTGACGCTCGGGCTGGCGCTGGCGCGGCACGAGGAGGCCGACCAGCGGATCGCCGAGACGGCCATGGTGCTGCTGTCCCTGCTGACCGCGCCCCACCAGGGCGCCGACGAGGCCACCCGGTCGGCCGCGCTGGTACGGCTCCTGCTGGGCGCCCGCCCCGACGAGGTGGCGCCGCTGCTGGGCGACGCGCCCTGGACGGTGGTCCACGCGCGCGGGGGCGACCCGCAGGCCCCGCCGCCCGCGCTGGGCACCCCGCTCGTGGACGCCGCCGAGGGCACGGTACGGGCGCTGCTCCCGGTCGGCCGCGAGGTGGCGCCGCAGCCGGGCTGGACCCTGGGGGTGAGCGCCCCGGCGGGCCCGGACGCGCTGGAGGCCGCCGACGCCCAGGCGGCCCGCGCCCTGCGCCGCGCGGAGGCCGCGCACACGGGCCTGGCCCGCCACCGGCCGGGCGGCCTGGACGCCCTGGTGGACCCGGCCGAGGCGGACGCGCACGCCCGCACCCTGCTGGGCCCGCTCCTGGACAGCCCGGCGCTGCTGGAGACCCTGCGGGTCTGGCTGTCCCTGCACGGCGGCTGGGACCGCACGGCGACCGCCCTGGGCGTCCACCGCAACACGGTCCGCCAGCGCGTCGCCCGCTGCGCCGCCCTGCTGGACGCGGACCTGGAGGACGCGCAGACCCGCATGGAGCTGTGGTTCGCCCTGAGCCGCGTACGACCCGGCGCGTGA
- the speB gene encoding agmatinase: MSSTSGTPRGPIDSSRVPRYAGPATFARLPRLDEVGTADVAVVGVPFDSGVSYRPGARFGGNAIREASRLLRPYNPAQDASPFALAQVADGGDIAVNPFNINEAVETVEAAADELLGTGARLMTLGGDHTIALPLLRSVAKKHGPVALLHFDAHLDTWDTYFGAEYTHGTPFRRAVEEGILDTEALSHVGTRGPLYGKQDLTDDEKMGFGIVTSADVYRRGADEVADQLRQRIGDRPLYISIDIDCLDPAHAPGTGTPEAGGMTSRELLEILRGLASCNLVSADVVEVAPAYDHAEITSVAASHTAYELTTIMSRQIAAARSTDA, translated from the coding sequence ATGAGCAGCACCAGCGGCACCCCCCGCGGCCCCATCGACTCCTCCCGCGTCCCGCGCTACGCCGGCCCGGCGACGTTCGCCCGCCTGCCGCGCCTGGACGAGGTCGGCACCGCCGACGTCGCGGTCGTCGGCGTCCCCTTCGACTCGGGCGTCTCGTACCGGCCCGGCGCCCGCTTCGGCGGCAACGCGATCCGCGAGGCGTCCCGCCTGCTGCGCCCGTACAACCCGGCGCAGGACGCCTCGCCGTTCGCCCTCGCCCAGGTCGCGGACGGCGGCGACATCGCCGTCAACCCGTTCAACATCAACGAGGCCGTCGAGACCGTCGAGGCCGCCGCCGACGAGCTGCTCGGCACCGGCGCCCGCCTGATGACGCTCGGCGGCGACCACACGATCGCCCTGCCGCTCCTCCGCTCGGTCGCCAAGAAGCACGGCCCGGTCGCGCTGCTCCACTTCGACGCCCACCTCGACACGTGGGACACGTACTTCGGCGCCGAGTACACCCACGGCACGCCGTTCCGCCGGGCCGTCGAGGAGGGCATCCTCGACACGGAGGCGCTGTCCCACGTCGGTACGCGCGGCCCGCTGTACGGCAAGCAGGACCTGACGGACGACGAGAAGATGGGCTTCGGCATCGTCACGTCGGCGGACGTGTACCGGCGCGGCGCCGACGAGGTGGCCGACCAGCTGCGCCAGCGCATCGGCGACCGCCCGCTGTACATCTCCATCGACATCGACTGCCTGGACCCGGCCCACGCCCCGGGCACCGGCACGCCCGAGGCGGGCGGCATGACCTCCCGCGAGCTGCTGGAGATCCTGCGCGGCCTGGCCTCCTGCAACCTGGTCTCCGCCGACGTGGTGGAGGTCGCCCCGGCGTACGACCACGCCGAGATCACCTCGGTCGCCGCGTCGCACACGGCGTACGAGCTGACGACGATCATGTCCCGCCAGATCGCGGCGGCCCGCTCCACCGACGCCTGA
- a CDS encoding thiamine pyrophosphate-binding protein yields the protein MTHDHDLVPRPTAAQTEAALTPPPGRTGGDLVVETLRGLGATTVFGLPGQHALALFDALGRSDLTYVGLRVENNAGFAADAYGRVTGEAAPLLLSAGPGALTALPALQEAAAASAPVVAIGAQVPARGLGGGRHGYLHELREQQASFRDIVKSVHQARTASQIPSAVAAAWESALTAPHGPVWVEIPADVLAAPTDVPVVTAPDATPHELVPRPELTALAAHWLSRAERPVIVAGGGVVRSDASGKLRALAERLSAPVVTTFGGKGAFPWEHPLSLQSWLEDRHTTDFLQDADVLLVVGSGLGELSSNYHTFRPRGRVVQIEADLGKLESNHPALGIHADARLALSALLETVEERHDPAAPERVREVLAAVLERIDAQGLTLERQVLASVRGALPDTAPSFWDMTILAYWAWSAFDARRPGTMHSAQGAGGLGYAYPAALGAAAADPDSPVLAVSGDGGALYSVAELATARQHDLPVTWLIVDDGGYGILREYMTDTYGGATGTELARPDFVALAESFGVPAKRTTPEELEGDLRDALRAPGPSVVVLPAVLRMFAPTHTED from the coding sequence ATGACCCACGACCACGACCTCGTCCCGCGCCCCACCGCCGCGCAGACGGAAGCCGCGCTCACCCCCCCGCCCGGCCGCACCGGAGGGGACCTCGTCGTCGAGACCCTGCGCGGGCTCGGCGCGACCACCGTGTTCGGGCTGCCCGGGCAGCACGCGCTCGCCCTGTTCGACGCGCTCGGCCGCTCCGACCTCACGTACGTGGGCCTGCGGGTCGAGAACAACGCGGGCTTCGCCGCCGACGCGTACGGCCGGGTCACCGGCGAGGCCGCGCCGCTGCTGCTGTCCGCCGGGCCCGGCGCGCTGACCGCCCTGCCCGCCCTCCAGGAGGCCGCCGCCGCCTCCGCCCCGGTCGTCGCCATCGGCGCGCAGGTCCCCGCGCGGGGCCTGGGCGGCGGGCGCCACGGGTACCTGCACGAACTGCGCGAACAGCAGGCGTCGTTCCGCGACATCGTGAAGTCCGTGCACCAGGCCCGTACGGCCTCGCAGATCCCCTCCGCCGTCGCCGCGGCCTGGGAGTCGGCGCTGACCGCCCCGCACGGGCCCGTGTGGGTGGAGATCCCCGCCGACGTGCTCGCCGCGCCGACGGACGTGCCGGTCGTCACCGCGCCCGACGCGACCCCGCACGAGCTGGTGCCCCGCCCGGAGCTGACCGCGCTGGCGGCGCACTGGCTGTCGCGCGCCGAGCGCCCGGTGATCGTCGCGGGCGGCGGGGTCGTACGGTCGGACGCCTCCGGGAAGCTGCGGGCGCTGGCGGAGCGGCTGTCGGCGCCGGTCGTGACGACGTTCGGCGGCAAGGGCGCCTTCCCCTGGGAGCATCCGCTGTCCCTCCAGTCGTGGCTGGAGGACCGGCACACCACCGACTTCCTCCAGGACGCGGACGTCCTGCTGGTCGTCGGCTCGGGGCTCGGCGAACTGTCGTCGAACTACCACACGTTCCGGCCGCGCGGTCGGGTCGTGCAGATCGAGGCGGACCTCGGGAAACTGGAGTCCAACCACCCGGCGCTCGGCATCCACGCGGACGCCCGCCTCGCCCTGTCGGCGCTGCTGGAGACGGTGGAGGAGCGCCACGACCCGGCGGCGCCGGAGCGCGTACGGGAAGTGCTGGCAGCCGTCCTGGAGCGGATCGACGCGCAGGGGCTCACCCTGGAGCGGCAGGTGCTCGCGTCCGTGCGCGGCGCGCTGCCCGACACGGCGCCGTCCTTCTGGGACATGACGATCCTGGCGTACTGGGCGTGGTCGGCGTTCGACGCGCGGCGGCCCGGCACGATGCACTCGGCGCAGGGCGCGGGCGGCCTCGGCTACGCCTACCCGGCCGCGCTCGGCGCCGCCGCGGCCGACCCGGACAGCCCGGTGCTGGCCGTGTCGGGCGACGGCGGAGCCCTGTACTCGGTCGCCGAACTGGCGACGGCCCGCCAGCACGACCTGCCAGTGACCTGGCTGATCGTGGACGACGGCGGCTACGGCATCCTGCGCGAGTACATGACGGACACGTACGGCGGGGCCACGGGCACGGAGCTGGCGCGGCCCGACTTCGTGGCGCTGGCCGAGTCGTTCGGTGTCCCGGCGAAGCGGACCACGCCGGAGGAGCTGGAGGGCGACCTGCGGGACGCGCTCAGGGCGCCCGGTCCGTCGGTGGTGGTGCTCCCGGCGGTCCTCCGCATGTTCGCGCCGACCCACACGGAGGACTGA
- a CDS encoding endonuclease I family protein gives MPSTPAASARRWRLPVLATVAVLVGVTVPGAAAAPAPEATASATTTATTTVSAYDDTYYAPAIGKTGTSLKSALHSIIRDQTKISYSAVWTALKETDEDPANSANVRLLYSGTSRSKSLSGGDLGDWNREHVWAKSHGDFGTSTGPGTDLHHLRPADVQVNSIRGNKDFDMGGSPVSGAPGSYTDSNSFEPRAADKGDVARMILYMAVRYEGTDGWPDLEPNDSVTNGTAPLHGRLSVLKQWNEQDPPDAFERKRNDLIHGKYQHNRNPFIDHPEWVEAIW, from the coding sequence ATGCCGTCAACCCCGGCCGCCTCCGCACGCCGCTGGAGGCTTCCCGTCCTGGCCACCGTCGCCGTGCTCGTGGGTGTCACCGTCCCGGGCGCCGCAGCGGCCCCGGCCCCCGAGGCGACGGCCTCGGCCACCACCACGGCCACGACCACCGTGTCCGCGTACGACGACACGTACTACGCGCCCGCCATCGGCAAGACCGGCACCAGCCTCAAGAGCGCCCTGCACTCGATCATCCGCGACCAGACGAAGATCTCGTACTCGGCGGTCTGGACGGCCCTGAAGGAGACCGACGAGGACCCGGCCAACAGCGCCAACGTCCGCCTCCTCTACAGCGGCACCTCCCGCTCCAAGTCCCTGAGCGGCGGCGACCTCGGCGACTGGAACCGCGAGCACGTGTGGGCCAAGTCCCACGGCGACTTCGGCACCTCCACCGGCCCCGGCACCGACCTCCACCACCTGCGCCCGGCCGACGTCCAGGTCAACAGCATCCGCGGCAACAAGGACTTCGACATGGGCGGCAGCCCGGTCAGCGGCGCCCCCGGCAGCTACACCGACTCCAACAGCTTCGAGCCCCGCGCCGCCGACAAGGGCGACGTGGCCCGCATGATCCTGTACATGGCCGTCCGCTACGAGGGCACCGACGGCTGGCCGGACCTGGAGCCCAACGACTCCGTCACCAACGGCACGGCCCCGCTCCACGGCCGCCTGTCCGTGCTGAAGCAGTGGAACGAGCAGGACCCGCCGGACGCGTTCGAGCGCAAGCGCAACGACCTGATCCACGGCAAGTACCAGCACAACCGGAACCCGTTCATCGACCACCCGGAGTGGGTCGAGGCCATCTGGTAG